Proteins encoded in a region of the Paenibacillus sp. E222 genome:
- the rnc gene encoding ribonuclease III, translating to MSEDLKQLQHKLQIKFDNRQLLKQAFTHASYVNEHRFSQHQDNERLEFLGDAVLELTVSEYLYHLFPNRPEGELTKLRASIVCEPSLVKFAEALGFGQYVLLGKGEELTGGRTRPALLADVFESFIGALYLDQGLAPVRTFLDQHVFPLIVLGSKLQMSDYKTELQELTQHHNMGALEYRIVEERGPAHEREFVSEVHMGQERLGRGTGRSKKEAEQQAASAALDRLKLPEA from the coding sequence TTGAGTGAAGATCTGAAGCAGTTACAACACAAACTTCAAATCAAATTTGACAACAGGCAGCTTTTAAAACAAGCGTTTACCCATGCTTCTTATGTAAACGAACACCGGTTCAGTCAGCATCAGGATAACGAGCGTCTGGAGTTTCTGGGCGATGCGGTACTGGAACTGACTGTGTCGGAATACTTGTATCACTTGTTTCCTAACCGGCCGGAAGGTGAATTAACTAAGCTGCGGGCATCCATTGTCTGCGAGCCTTCCCTCGTCAAATTTGCTGAAGCGTTGGGTTTTGGGCAGTATGTACTTCTTGGTAAAGGTGAGGAACTGACGGGAGGACGAACTAGACCGGCTTTGCTAGCGGATGTGTTTGAATCTTTCATCGGTGCATTATATCTGGATCAGGGATTGGCGCCTGTCCGGACATTTCTGGATCAGCATGTATTTCCGTTAATTGTTCTGGGCAGCAAGCTGCAAATGAGCGATTACAAAACGGAATTGCAGGAACTCACTCAGCATCACAATATGGGAGCTCTGGAATACCGTATTGTTGAGGAACGGGGCCCTGCCCATGAACGGGAGTTTGTCTCCGAGGTCCATATGGGTCAAGAACGGCTTGGCAGAGGTACAGGACGTTCCAAAAAGGAAGCCGAGCAACAGGCTGCATCCGCAGCACTGGATCGACTGAAGCTTCCGGAAGCCTGA
- the fabF gene encoding beta-ketoacyl-ACP synthase II, translated as MKQRVVITGMGVMTSLGKDLETFWGSLMAGKSGISQIEAFDVSEYTTQIAAEIKDFNPEEYMDRKDARKMDRFVQFAVAAGFKAVEDSGLKIDENIDAERFGVSIGSGIGGLGTWEDQHNALLQKGPKRVSPFFIPMMISNMASGQMSISLGAKGPNINVVTACATGTHSIGDSFKLIANGDADAMICGGAEATIRPTGLAGFCAMRAMSTRNDDPAKSSRPFDTERDGFVMGEGAGVLILESLEHAQKRGARIYGEVIGYGLTGDAHHMTEPDPDGAARCMKMALRNAGIEPEEVDYINAHGTSTPVGDRSETLAIKKAFGDHAYKLAVSSTKSMTGHMLGAAGGVEAVICGLSLTHQTLAPTINLENQDPECDLDYVPNVPRQTKVNIAMSNSFGFGGHNATIILKKFEA; from the coding sequence TTGAAACAAAGAGTTGTAATTACCGGAATGGGCGTAATGACATCGCTCGGAAAAGATTTGGAAACGTTCTGGGGCAGTTTAATGGCAGGCAAGTCCGGAATCTCTCAGATTGAGGCGTTTGATGTAAGTGAATACACCACTCAAATTGCAGCCGAGATCAAGGATTTCAACCCTGAAGAATACATGGATCGCAAAGATGCACGTAAAATGGACCGTTTTGTTCAGTTCGCTGTGGCAGCTGGTTTCAAAGCCGTTGAAGACAGTGGTCTGAAAATTGACGAGAACATTGATGCAGAGCGTTTCGGTGTGTCCATCGGATCGGGTATCGGTGGATTGGGTACTTGGGAGGACCAGCATAATGCATTGCTGCAAAAAGGTCCTAAACGCGTAAGCCCATTTTTCATTCCGATGATGATCTCCAACATGGCTTCTGGCCAAATGTCGATTTCTCTCGGGGCGAAAGGTCCTAACATCAACGTGGTAACCGCATGTGCTACAGGAACACACTCCATTGGAGATTCCTTCAAGCTGATTGCCAACGGTGATGCGGATGCGATGATTTGTGGCGGTGCGGAAGCAACCATTAGACCAACTGGTCTGGCTGGGTTCTGTGCAATGCGTGCCATGTCTACACGTAATGATGATCCGGCGAAGTCGAGCCGTCCTTTTGATACAGAGCGTGACGGGTTTGTTATGGGCGAGGGCGCGGGTGTTCTGATCCTTGAATCCCTTGAGCATGCTCAAAAACGTGGTGCTCGTATTTATGGCGAAGTGATTGGTTACGGTCTCACTGGCGATGCACATCACATGACGGAGCCTGATCCGGACGGAGCAGCTCGTTGCATGAAGATGGCTCTGCGTAATGCGGGAATCGAACCAGAAGAAGTGGACTATATCAATGCACACGGTACATCAACACCTGTAGGTGACAGATCCGAAACGCTTGCGATCAAAAAAGCGTTTGGTGATCATGCGTACAAGCTTGCGGTGAGTTCAACCAAATCGATGACAGGTCATATGCTTGGTGCTGCTGGTGGCGTGGAAGCCGTAATCTGCGGATTGTCGCTGACACATCAGACGCTTGCTCCAACAATCAACCTGGAAAATCAGGACCCGGAATGTGATCTGGATTATGTTCCAAACGTTCCACGTCAAACTAAGGTCAATATTGCCATGTCCAATTCATTTGGGTTCGGCGGTCACAATGCCACCATTATTCTCAAAAAATTTGAAGCATAA
- the fabG gene encoding 3-oxoacyl-[acyl-carrier-protein] reductase yields MSKPLQGKHALVTGASRGIGRSIALALAEAGANVAVNYAGSQAAAEEVAEAIRAKGVEAITIQANVGQMDEAEQMVKATIEAWGNVDILVNNAGITRDNLIMRMKEEEFDQVIETNLKGVFNCLKAVTRPMMKQRSGRIINISSVVGVLGNAGQANYVAAKAGVIGLTKASARELASRGITVNCVAPGFIETDMTKELSQEIVDNMLNGIPLSRLGQPDEIAGVVTFLASEASSYMTGQTLHVDGGMYM; encoded by the coding sequence ATGTCTAAACCATTACAAGGTAAACATGCGCTCGTTACCGGTGCATCCCGTGGTATCGGGCGTAGTATTGCACTCGCTTTGGCTGAGGCTGGCGCCAACGTGGCCGTGAATTATGCGGGCAGTCAAGCGGCAGCTGAGGAAGTAGCGGAAGCGATTCGTGCCAAAGGTGTCGAGGCCATTACGATTCAAGCGAATGTGGGCCAGATGGACGAAGCCGAACAAATGGTCAAAGCTACGATTGAGGCGTGGGGCAACGTTGATATTCTTGTCAACAATGCTGGAATTACCCGTGATAATCTGATCATGCGTATGAAAGAAGAGGAATTTGATCAGGTAATCGAAACCAATCTCAAAGGAGTGTTTAACTGTCTTAAGGCGGTTACGCGTCCAATGATGAAGCAACGGTCTGGTAGAATTATCAATATCTCCTCTGTTGTGGGTGTGCTCGGAAATGCTGGACAAGCAAACTATGTTGCTGCCAAGGCAGGGGTCATCGGTTTGACGAAGGCATCTGCACGTGAGCTTGCCTCCCGCGGCATCACAGTTAACTGCGTTGCACCCGGATTTATTGAGACCGATATGACGAAGGAATTGTCCCAGGAGATCGTGGACAACATGTTGAACGGTATTCCGTTGTCCCGTCTGGGCCAGCCGGATGAAATTGCCGGTGTTGTCACGTTCCTGGCTTCAGAAGCTTCATCTTATATGACAGGGCAGACACTGCATGTTGATGGTGGCATGTACATGTAA
- the fabD gene encoding ACP S-malonyltransferase, which produces MGKIAFVFPGQGSQTVGMAKDAYESVPAATEIFRTADETLGFSLSNLVFEGPETELKQTSNTQPALLTASIALLEAFKEKGIQPDYTAGHSLGEYSALVAAGVLSFADAVSIVRARGQYMEQAVPGGQGAMAAVLGADREALGVLCRDVSESGHAVELANINCPGQIVISGVKEGVAAVAERVKEAGGKRAITLEVSGPFHSSLMKDAAEKLAEKLKTVSFSPGSVPVVANVTARPVEDGKVQDLLTAQVYSPVLWEDSVTWLIEQGVDTFIEIGSGSVLTGLIKKTDKTVKLYNVNSLETLEATAAALI; this is translated from the coding sequence ATGGGTAAAATAGCATTTGTATTTCCCGGACAGGGATCGCAGACTGTAGGCATGGCCAAGGACGCGTATGAGTCTGTGCCTGCGGCAACAGAGATTTTTCGCACAGCCGATGAAACGCTAGGTTTCTCGCTGAGCAATCTTGTTTTTGAGGGACCCGAGACCGAGTTGAAACAGACATCAAATACGCAACCGGCTCTGTTGACAGCAAGTATTGCATTGCTTGAGGCATTTAAAGAAAAAGGAATTCAGCCTGATTATACGGCCGGACACAGTCTGGGTGAATACAGTGCACTGGTCGCGGCGGGCGTTCTTTCGTTCGCGGACGCGGTAAGCATTGTGCGAGCACGCGGTCAATACATGGAACAGGCTGTTCCTGGTGGACAGGGTGCGATGGCGGCGGTATTGGGTGCGGATCGGGAAGCGCTGGGGGTGCTTTGCCGGGACGTATCCGAAAGTGGTCATGCCGTTGAACTTGCCAACATCAACTGCCCGGGACAAATCGTGATTTCCGGTGTGAAGGAAGGGGTAGCTGCTGTCGCTGAACGGGTTAAGGAAGCAGGCGGCAAACGCGCCATCACACTTGAAGTAAGCGGTCCGTTCCATTCTTCCTTAATGAAGGATGCAGCAGAGAAGCTGGCTGAGAAATTGAAAACTGTTTCGTTCTCACCTGGGTCGGTCCCTGTAGTCGCGAATGTGACTGCAAGACCTGTGGAGGACGGTAAGGTTCAGGATTTATTGACAGCTCAGGTCTATTCTCCGGTTTTATGGGAAGACAGTGTGACATGGCTTATTGAGCAAGGTGTGGATACCTTTATCGAGATTGGCTCTGGCAGTGTGCTAACAGGTTTGATTAAAAAAACAGATAAAACCGTTAAACTGTATAATGTAAACAGTCTTGAGACGCTCGAAGCAACAGCAGCTGCACTAATTTGA
- a CDS encoding beta-ketoacyl-ACP synthase III produces MNNLRPVGVIGTGKYVPEKILTNSDLEKMVDTNDEWIVSRTGIKERHIAAPDQATSDLAYEAAIKALESAGMTGSDLDLIIVATITPDSSFPSTACILQDKLGAKGAAAFDLSAACSGFVYGLATATSFIQSGMYNNALVIGADCLSRITDYTDRNTCVLFGDGAGAVIVGEVPEGRGFKSFDLGAEGAGGSLLQMEGGGSRLPASVETVENKKHYIYMNGREVFKFAVRVMGTATVEVLRKAGLERTDVDLFVPHQANIRIIQSAMQRLELPEEKVVVNVDKYANTSAASIPLALVEAAEEGRMKAGDTVLMVGFGGGLTWGASVLIW; encoded by the coding sequence ATGAATAATTTGCGCCCGGTAGGGGTCATCGGTACAGGTAAATATGTACCAGAGAAAATTTTGACAAACAGCGATTTGGAGAAAATGGTTGATACGAATGATGAGTGGATTGTCAGTCGTACAGGGATCAAGGAGCGTCATATCGCTGCACCGGATCAGGCGACTTCGGATCTGGCATACGAGGCAGCTATTAAAGCACTTGAATCGGCTGGCATGACTGGCAGTGATCTGGATCTGATTATTGTGGCAACCATTACACCGGATTCTTCCTTCCCTTCTACTGCTTGTATTTTGCAAGATAAGCTTGGTGCCAAGGGTGCTGCGGCATTTGACTTGTCTGCTGCCTGCTCCGGCTTTGTATACGGTCTGGCAACAGCAACGAGCTTTATCCAAAGCGGCATGTACAATAATGCACTTGTTATTGGTGCAGATTGCTTGTCTCGCATTACGGACTATACCGACCGTAATACCTGTGTGCTGTTTGGCGATGGCGCGGGTGCGGTTATCGTTGGTGAAGTGCCGGAAGGCCGTGGATTTAAATCATTTGATCTCGGAGCTGAAGGTGCAGGCGGAAGCCTGCTTCAAATGGAAGGCGGGGGTTCACGTCTGCCTGCATCCGTAGAAACGGTTGAGAACAAAAAACATTACATTTACATGAATGGCCGTGAAGTGTTTAAATTTGCAGTACGGGTGATGGGTACAGCGACAGTCGAAGTGCTGCGCAAGGCTGGTCTGGAACGTACGGACGTGGATTTGTTTGTTCCTCACCAAGCCAATATCCGGATTATCCAATCTGCAATGCAGCGACTTGAGCTTCCTGAAGAGAAAGTTGTAGTCAACGTGGATAAATATGCCAATACATCTGCAGCCTCCATTCCGCTTGCTCTGGTAGAAGCTGCTGAAGAAGGCCGCATGAAAGCCGGAGATACCGTGCTTATGGTTGGTTTCGGCGGCGGATTGACGTGGGGCGCATCGGTGCTCATTTGGTAA
- the acpP gene encoding acyl carrier protein has protein sequence MSDVLERVKRIVVDRLGADEAEVTLEASFKEDLGADSLDVVELVMELEDEFDLEISDEDAEKITTVGEVVNYIQSHT, from the coding sequence ATGTCCGATGTATTGGAGCGTGTAAAACGCATCGTCGTCGACCGCTTGGGCGCAGACGAAGCTGAAGTTACACTTGAAGCATCTTTCAAAGAAGATTTGGGTGCTGATTCTTTGGATGTAGTGGAATTGGTCATGGAATTGGAAGATGAATTCGATTTGGAAATCTCTGATGAAGATGCAGAAAAAATTACGACCGTAGGTGAAGTTGTAAACTACATACAATCTCATACCTAA
- the plsX gene encoding phosphate acyltransferase PlsX — MKIVIDAMGGDNAPAATVEGAIAAATEWADTQIVLVGDEAKLEPLLSQSGAKPANLTIRHASEVIGSDDEPVKAVRRKKDASMVVAGRMLKEGEADAMISAGNTGALMTAGLLVVGRMEGIERPALAPMIPTIDDVGVLALDLGANMDAKPEHLAQYGLMGSLYRQKVQGIASPRVGLLNVGTEPGKGNELTKHAYPLLEQLPIRFVGNVEARDVLTGACDVLVCDGFAGNILLKSLEGTAGAIFALLKEQFSSSLKSKLAAAVLMPELRGLKRKLDYTEHGGAPLLGLSRLVVKSHGSADGNAIKNAVRQARIAVQNQLVESISKEISGK; from the coding sequence ATGAAAATCGTCATTGATGCCATGGGAGGCGATAATGCCCCTGCGGCAACAGTAGAAGGTGCGATCGCCGCGGCTACGGAATGGGCGGATACACAGATCGTCCTGGTCGGCGATGAAGCCAAGCTGGAACCTCTTCTGAGTCAGTCAGGAGCCAAACCTGCTAATCTGACTATTCGGCATGCTTCCGAAGTCATCGGTTCGGATGATGAACCGGTGAAGGCAGTCCGTCGCAAGAAGGATGCCTCCATGGTGGTTGCGGGGCGTATGCTTAAGGAAGGTGAAGCAGACGCCATGATCTCAGCGGGCAATACCGGAGCATTGATGACTGCCGGCTTGCTTGTAGTAGGCCGTATGGAAGGCATTGAGCGCCCGGCGCTTGCACCCATGATTCCCACGATCGATGATGTGGGTGTACTTGCACTTGATCTCGGCGCGAATATGGATGCCAAACCGGAACACCTCGCACAGTATGGTCTGATGGGAAGCTTGTATCGGCAAAAAGTGCAGGGGATCGCGTCACCAAGAGTGGGTCTGCTCAATGTGGGAACGGAGCCGGGTAAGGGGAATGAGTTGACCAAACATGCCTATCCGTTGCTGGAGCAACTTCCAATTCGTTTTGTTGGTAACGTGGAAGCCCGTGACGTGCTTACAGGTGCGTGTGATGTACTTGTATGTGATGGGTTTGCCGGAAATATATTGCTCAAATCGCTCGAAGGCACAGCAGGTGCCATTTTTGCTCTGCTTAAGGAACAATTCTCATCGTCGCTCAAAAGCAAACTGGCTGCTGCTGTGCTTATGCCTGAACTGCGCGGTTTGAAACGAAAGCTGGATTATACCGAGCATGGCGGTGCGCCGCTCCTCGGTTTGAGCAGACTTGTGGTGAAAAGTCATGGATCGGCTGATGGCAATGCCATCAAAAATGCTGTGCGCCAAGCACGGATTGCAGTACAGAACCAACTGGTGGAGAGCATATCTAAGGAAATTAGTGGGAAGTGA
- the ftsY gene encoding signal recognition particle-docking protein FtsY yields the protein MSFFKKLRDSIASKTESVTKQFKDGLEKTRKGLVEKVSDLVIRRKKIDEEFYEELEEILIGADVGVNTVMKLIEDLRDEVKKRKIEDAAELQPVLSEKLTDLLRGEQNNELKMNPDGITVILFVGVNGVGKTTTIGKLAHRFKQQGKKVIMAAGDTFRAGAIEQLEVWGQRAGVEVIKQQSGSDPAAVMYDAVQAAKQRGADVLLCDTAGRLQNKSNLMDELNKIYRVIQREIPEAPHEVLMVLDATTGQNALNQAKLFGEKSGVTGLVLTKLDGTAKGGIVVAIRQELDLPVKLVGLGEKIDDLQPFDSEQFVHALFAGLIQEQPAESAEDEEASS from the coding sequence ATGAGTTTCTTTAAAAAGCTGAGAGACAGCATTGCAAGCAAAACAGAGTCGGTTACCAAGCAGTTCAAGGACGGGTTGGAAAAGACGCGTAAAGGTCTTGTAGAGAAAGTGTCGGATCTCGTTATCCGTCGTAAAAAAATCGACGAGGAATTCTATGAAGAATTAGAAGAAATTCTGATTGGAGCCGACGTAGGTGTCAATACGGTTATGAAACTGATTGAAGATCTGCGTGATGAAGTCAAAAAACGCAAAATTGAGGATGCGGCTGAACTACAGCCTGTATTGTCCGAGAAACTGACGGATTTGCTTCGTGGAGAGCAGAATAATGAATTGAAAATGAATCCGGATGGCATTACGGTCATTTTGTTTGTCGGTGTTAATGGTGTGGGTAAAACAACAACGATTGGTAAGCTGGCCCATCGCTTCAAACAGCAGGGTAAAAAGGTCATTATGGCAGCAGGCGATACGTTCCGTGCCGGAGCGATTGAGCAACTCGAAGTATGGGGACAACGTGCCGGTGTGGAAGTCATCAAGCAGCAATCAGGTTCTGACCCTGCCGCTGTAATGTATGATGCGGTGCAGGCTGCGAAACAGCGGGGTGCTGATGTATTGCTCTGTGATACTGCGGGCCGTCTGCAAAATAAATCGAACCTGATGGACGAACTCAACAAAATTTACCGTGTCATTCAACGTGAAATTCCGGAAGCACCACATGAAGTATTAATGGTGCTGGATGCAACTACTGGTCAGAATGCACTGAATCAGGCCAAACTCTTCGGAGAGAAGAGTGGGGTAACCGGACTTGTACTGACGAAGCTGGACGGTACCGCCAAAGGTGGTATTGTTGTTGCAATTCGTCAGGAGTTGGATCTGCCTGTGAAGCTGGTCGGACTTGGTGAAAAAATTGATGATCTGCAGCCGTTCGACTCAGAGCAATTCGTGCATGCGTTGTTTGCCGGACTGATCCAGGAACAGCCAGCTGAAAGTGCTGAAGATGAGGAAGCCAGTTCCTAG
- the smc gene encoding chromosome segregation protein SMC: MFLKRIELGGFKSFADKTEMEFVRGITAVVGPNGSGKSNISDGIRWVLGEQSAKSLRGGKMEDIIFAGSDARKAVNYGEVSLTLDNEDHALALDFGEVTVTRRVHRSGDSEYFINKQSCRLKDITELFMDTGIGKEAYSIIGQGRIEEILSTRSEDRRGIFEEASGIVKYKSRKRDATRKLDETEQNLLRIHDLVTELEDQIGPLKEQSEKAIHYKELRGQLKSQEISMYVYQIEQIHASWSKANQRLESLKQEEVGLAAIVSTHDAKLESDRNALRTLETETEQLQSALLQFSEATEKSEGLGELLKERSRHLQTNQEQLKVTLAASEERHREREAELLALREKFSKLELELSDVRNRLSEEEAKLIGVTGGISQQQEESLKGNLLELMNQMAQTRNEIRYADQQKETLERRMNRATEESGKWEGQKETLEARKTEIEKKVVRLGKEISDLRGGYITESERLQSLQKLLEESRGTVRKWEQKREAQVSRRDTMKEMQDDFDGFMLGVKEVLKASRKGTLNGVHGAVAELVKVPEKIELAVETAMGASLQHVVMENESVSRQAIAFLKQRQLGRATFLPLDVIRARTIGAGERSMIEGMDGFVGIGADLVQYESRYAAIIGSLLGNVIIAEKLEDANKIAARCQYRFRVVTLEGDVVNAGGSMTGGSQHKKNGSLLSRKRQLDQLDQDILDTENQIVKLHRSVDDIKAQLEQCQDKLDELRQSGDDTRNAEQQASMEMKQVEHELRHVLEQVAVAGQEKSGFTEEIKEMDTARDVAVKKLEQLEEEEKATHRAIHAAEFARKANESAKEELQTQLTDLKVREGKLDQERFSNEEQLRRLEREVDSLVKDLRQNRTLLASMEADLKKTETESVKQIEDLNQYKLKKAESAQELDFKRAARSELSKKLELAESETKEQRTQLKAVEEQMRQTEISVNRLDVELENILRKLMDEYELGYELAKERYPVPEDVESTQAEVQKLKRSIAALGDVNLGAIEEFQRVNERYEFLSTQKNDLVEAKTTLYQVIREMEDEMAKRFKATFDAIRREFGTVFTKLFGGGRADLVLMDPERLLDTGIDIVAQPPGKKLQNLQLLSGGERALTAMALLFAILHVKPVPFCVLDEVEAALDEANVVRFAQYLREFSEQTQFIVVTHRKGTMEEADVLYGVTMEEGGVSKLVSVKLEDEEAVIA; this comes from the coding sequence ATGTTTTTGAAACGGATTGAACTGGGTGGATTCAAGTCATTCGCCGACAAAACGGAAATGGAATTCGTTCGTGGCATAACCGCTGTTGTGGGCCCGAACGGAAGTGGAAAAAGTAACATTTCAGACGGCATACGCTGGGTTCTTGGAGAACAAAGCGCCAAATCACTGCGTGGTGGCAAAATGGAAGATATCATTTTTGCCGGCAGTGATGCACGTAAGGCTGTTAATTATGGTGAAGTTTCGTTGACGCTGGATAATGAAGATCATGCGCTTGCTTTGGATTTTGGTGAAGTAACGGTGACGCGTCGTGTACATCGCAGCGGAGACAGTGAATATTTTATTAACAAGCAGTCGTGTCGGTTGAAGGATATTACCGAATTGTTTATGGATACCGGGATCGGCAAGGAAGCTTATTCGATTATTGGACAGGGACGAATTGAAGAGATTCTGAGTACCCGTTCAGAGGATCGCAGGGGGATCTTTGAAGAGGCATCAGGTATTGTTAAATATAAATCTCGCAAACGGGATGCTACTCGCAAACTGGATGAGACGGAACAGAATTTGTTGCGTATTCATGACCTGGTGACCGAGTTGGAAGACCAGATTGGTCCGTTAAAGGAACAATCGGAGAAAGCAATCCACTACAAAGAATTGCGTGGACAGTTGAAATCACAGGAAATCTCCATGTATGTGTATCAGATCGAACAAATTCACGCTTCATGGAGCAAAGCAAACCAACGACTTGAATCGTTGAAACAGGAAGAAGTCGGATTGGCGGCTATCGTCTCCACTCATGATGCCAAGCTGGAAAGTGACCGGAATGCACTGCGGACGCTGGAAACGGAGACCGAACAGCTGCAATCGGCCTTATTGCAATTCAGTGAAGCAACGGAGAAAAGTGAAGGCCTCGGGGAACTGCTCAAGGAGCGTTCGCGTCATCTGCAGACGAACCAGGAACAGCTTAAAGTGACGCTTGCAGCGAGTGAAGAGAGACATCGGGAGCGTGAAGCTGAGTTACTGGCATTACGCGAGAAGTTTTCCAAGCTTGAGCTTGAACTGAGTGACGTGAGAAACCGTCTGTCCGAAGAAGAGGCCAAACTCATCGGTGTCACTGGTGGCATTAGCCAACAGCAGGAGGAGAGCCTTAAGGGAAACTTGCTGGAACTGATGAATCAGATGGCTCAGACACGAAATGAAATTCGTTACGCGGACCAACAGAAAGAAACGCTGGAACGGCGAATGAATCGCGCGACTGAGGAATCCGGCAAGTGGGAAGGCCAGAAGGAAACGCTGGAAGCCCGCAAAACGGAGATTGAGAAGAAAGTCGTTCGCTTAGGCAAGGAAATCAGTGATCTGCGCGGTGGATATATTACGGAAAGTGAACGTCTCCAATCGCTGCAGAAGCTGCTTGAAGAAAGCCGGGGAACTGTTCGTAAATGGGAGCAGAAGCGTGAGGCCCAGGTCTCCCGTCGCGATACAATGAAAGAGATGCAGGATGATTTTGACGGTTTCATGCTGGGTGTCAAAGAAGTTCTTAAGGCGTCACGCAAAGGCACACTGAACGGGGTTCATGGAGCCGTTGCAGAGCTCGTTAAAGTGCCTGAGAAGATCGAGCTTGCGGTAGAGACAGCGATGGGCGCTTCCCTGCAGCATGTTGTCATGGAAAATGAATCGGTTTCCAGACAGGCAATCGCTTTTCTGAAACAACGCCAATTGGGCAGAGCTACGTTCCTCCCGTTGGATGTTATTCGTGCACGTACCATTGGCGCGGGTGAACGTTCGATGATTGAAGGCATGGATGGTTTTGTGGGAATTGGTGCAGATCTCGTACAATACGAATCCCGTTATGCTGCGATCATTGGAAGCTTGCTCGGTAACGTCATTATTGCGGAGAAGCTGGAGGATGCCAATAAGATCGCTGCTCGCTGTCAATATCGTTTCCGGGTCGTAACCCTGGAAGGCGATGTGGTTAACGCGGGTGGTTCCATGACTGGTGGTAGCCAGCACAAGAAAAATGGTAGTCTGCTCAGCCGTAAACGGCAGCTGGATCAGTTGGATCAGGATATTTTGGATACTGAAAATCAGATCGTAAAACTGCATCGCAGTGTGGATGATATAAAAGCCCAACTGGAGCAGTGCCAGGATAAGCTGGACGAGCTGCGTCAGTCCGGAGACGACACCCGGAATGCAGAACAGCAGGCTTCAATGGAAATGAAGCAGGTTGAGCATGAACTGCGCCACGTACTGGAACAGGTTGCCGTAGCCGGGCAGGAGAAGAGCGGGTTTACTGAAGAAATCAAAGAGATGGATACAGCCCGTGATGTCGCTGTGAAGAAGCTGGAGCAGCTTGAGGAAGAAGAGAAGGCGACCCATCGTGCCATTCATGCGGCAGAATTTGCGCGTAAAGCGAATGAATCCGCGAAGGAGGAATTGCAGACTCAGCTCACTGATCTGAAAGTCCGAGAGGGGAAACTGGATCAGGAGCGATTCTCCAACGAGGAGCAATTACGCCGTCTGGAGCGCGAAGTGGATTCACTGGTGAAGGATCTTCGTCAAAATCGTACGTTGCTGGCCTCCATGGAAGCCGATCTGAAGAAAACAGAGACTGAAAGTGTTAAACAGATTGAAGATCTTAACCAATACAAGCTGAAAAAAGCGGAATCCGCACAGGAGCTGGACTTCAAGCGTGCTGCCCGAAGCGAACTGTCGAAGAAGCTTGAGCTTGCCGAGAGTGAAACGAAGGAACAGCGCACACAGCTGAAAGCTGTGGAGGAACAGATGCGACAAACGGAAATTTCCGTGAACAGACTGGATGTCGAGTTGGAAAACATTTTGCGCAAACTGATGGATGAGTATGAGCTCGGCTATGAACTTGCCAAAGAGCGTTATCCAGTACCGGAAGATGTGGAGAGCACACAGGCTGAGGTGCAGAAACTGAAGCGCAGCATTGCGGCTCTCGGCGATGTCAATCTGGGAGCCATCGAGGAATTCCAGCGGGTTAATGAGCGATATGAGTTCCTCAGCACGCAGAAGAATGACCTGGTCGAAGCCAAAACAACGTTATATCAGGTTATTCGAGAAATGGAAGACGAGATGGCCAAACGATTCAAGGCAACATTTGATGCGATTCGCCGGGAGTTCGGCACGGTCTTCACCAAGCTGTTTGGCGGAGGGCGCGCGGATCTTGTATTGATGGACCCTGAGCGTTTGCTCGATACGGGTATTGATATCGTCGCCCAGCCACCAGGCAAAAAGCTGCAAAACCTGCAGCTATTATCCGGTGGGGAACGAGCGTTGACCGCAATGGCACTCTTATTCGCTATACTGCATGTTAAGCCTGTACCGTTCTGCGTACTGGATGAAGTGGAAGCGGCGCTGGATGAAGCCAACGTGGTGCGTTTTGCCCAGTATTTACGTGAGTTCTCGGAACAAACACAATTCATCGTTGTTACACATCGCAAAGGCACAATGGAAGAAGCGGATGTGCTGTATGGTGTCACGATGGAAGAGGGCGGAGTATCCAAGCTCGTTTCGGTTAAACTGGAAGATGAGGAAGCTGTCATTGCCTAA